Proteins encoded in a region of the Carassius auratus strain Wakin chromosome 21, ASM336829v1, whole genome shotgun sequence genome:
- the LOC113038314 gene encoding olfactory receptor 13H1-like produces MALYVSSRSQMDNLTFRYSILLMEGLQVTNQSKHLAFSLFLIVYMFIIVSNIGILIQISLEKSLHQPMHILFCNLPLNDVLGTAILLPYWMRTILTDPSERYITYVECVMQAYIGHVYGTTCHTILMIMAFDRYLAICNPLRYPTIMTNNMVAKLSAGAWGIALVLVGILISLSVRLSHCRSFIPNHFCDNASLFKLSCESIVINNVYGLTFTVVLLTTSLGSVALTYLRIAIVCFKSKNKATNSKAIKTCSTHLTVYVIMMVSGFVTIFLHRFPDLSEQRKLSSIMFHVIPPCLNPIIYGLQSKEIRRGLFKIIYKRKVNTM; encoded by the coding sequence ATGGCCCTGTATGTTTCATCTAGGTCACAGATGGACAACTTGACATTCAGATACAGCATACTTTTAATGGAGGGGCTGCAAGTTACAAATCAGTCCAAGCATCTTGCATTCAGTCTTTTTTTGATTGTTTACATGTTCATTATTGTTTCTAACATTGGGATTTTGATTCAGATCTCATTGGAAAAGAGCTTACACCAGCCTATGCACATCCTTTTCTGCAACTTGCCGCTAAATGATGTATTAGGGACAGCCATTCTTTTGCCGTACTGGATGAGGACTATTTTAACAGACCCCTCTGAGCGTTACATCACATATGTGGAATGTGTTATGCAAGCTTATATTGGACATGTATATGGAACAACATGCCACACTATTCTAATGATCATGGCCTTTGACAGATATTTGGCCATATGCAATCCACTGCGATACCCAACCATAATGACCAATAATATGGTGGCTAAATTGTCAGCAGGAGCCTGGGGTATTGCATTAGTGCTGGTAGGAATTCTAATCAGCCTCAGTGTTCGTCTTTCTCACTGCAGATCATTTATTCCAAACCACTTTTGTGACAATGCTTCATTATTTAAACTGTCCTGTGAAAGTATAGTGATTAATAATGTATATGGATTAACATTTACTGTGGTTTTACTAACAACCTCATTGGGGAGTGTTGCATTGACATATCTCAGAATAGCGATAGTATGCTtcaaaagcaaaaacaaagcaaCTAACAGCAAAGCCATAAAAACATGTAGCACACACCTAACTGTTTATGTAATCATGATGGTTTCTGGATTTGTCACCATTTTTCTTCATCGATTTCCTGACCTCTCTGAACAAAGAAAACTGTCTAGTATAATGTTCCATGTTATTCCTCCATGCTTGAATCCCATAATATATGGTTTGCAATCCAAGGAAATAAGACGGggactatttaaaattatttataaacgtAAAGTTAACACCATGTGA
- the LOC113038315 gene encoding olfactory receptor 146-like — MDNFTFRYSILFVEGLRVTHHSSYPAFIVLFLAYIFAIVSNITLIFMISTEKNLHDPMHFLFCNLPVNDVIGTTVILPRLMQDILREASERSITYMECAIQAYFVHVFTAASHYILMIMAFDRYVAICNPLRYSAIMTNKMVIKLSALAWGLAVLVVTIMIGLTLRLSHCRSTIENPFCDNASLFKLSCENVGINNAFGVIYSIIVACLSAVSIFLTYVKIAVLCIRSKNKALNSKAIKTCSTHLAVYLIMFISGAIFIFLHRFPEYAESRKLGSIMFHIIPPGLNPLVYGLQTKEIRHKIVKVWNRKIRNS; from the coding sequence ATGgacaattttacatttagatacaGCATTCTCTTTGTGGAAGGACTCAGAGTTACACATCATTCCTCCTACCCTGCTTTTATAGTGCTTTTCTTAGCTTATATTTTTGCAATTGTATCAAACATTACACTTATATTTATGATTTCAACAGAGAAGAATTTGCATGACCCTATGCATTTTCTGTTCTGTAATTTGCCAGTAAATGATGTAATAGGGACCACAGTCATTTTGCCACGCTTAATGCAAGATATTTTGAGAGAAGCCTCAGAGCGTTCTATTACATATATGGAATGTGCTATTCAAGCTTATTTTGTGCATGTATTTACAGCAGCATCTCACTATATATTGATGATCATGGCATTTGACAGATATGTGGCTATATGCAATCCACTGAGATATTCTGCTATAATGACAAATAAAATGGTTATTAAACTATCAGCATTAGCCTGGGGGCTGGCAGTACTTGTGGTGACAATTATGATAGGTCTGACTCTTCGTCTGTCTCACTGCAGATCAACAATTGAAAACCCTTTCTGTGATAATGCCTCACTTTTTAAACTGTCCTGTGAAAATGTAGGTATTAACAATGCATTTGGAGTTATTTATTCCATAATTGTAGCATGTCTGTCAGCAGTATCTATATTTCTAACTTATGTCAAGATTGCTGTTCTTTGTATAAGGAGCAAAAACAAAGCACTCAACAGCAAAGCCATAAAAACATGTAGCACCCATTTAGCTGTTTATTTAATCATGTTTATTTCTGgggccatttttatttttcttcatcgtTTCCCTGAATACGCTGAAAGTAGAAAACTAGGTAGTATAATGTTTCACATTATTCCACCAGGATTAAATCCCTTAGTATATGGTCTACAAACCAAAGAGATAAGGCATAAGATCGTTAAAGTTTGGAATAGAAAAATAAGAAATTCTTGA